Proteins from one Flavobacterium branchiarum genomic window:
- a CDS encoding UDP-3-O-(3-hydroxymyristoyl)glucosamine N-acyltransferase codes for MKFQKVYSLEEIANLLNCEFVGDKNFPVLGMNEIHVVEPGDIVFVDHPKYYDKALNSAATIVLINKVVDCPEGKALLISDDPFRDFNKLTKHFKPFRFANVAVSDSAIIGEGTLIQPNCFIGNHVTIGKNCLIHSNVSIYDHTIIGDNVIIHAGTILGADAFYYKKRPDGFDQLISGGRVVIKDNVGIGALCTIDKGVTGDTTIGEGTKLDNQVHVGHDTVIGKKCLIASQTGIAGCVIIEDEVTIWGQVGTTSGITIGEKAVIMGQTGVTKSVEGGKSYFGTPIEESREKLKQLANIKKIPEILNKLK; via the coding sequence ATGAAATTTCAAAAAGTTTACTCTTTAGAAGAAATTGCAAATTTGCTTAATTGCGAATTTGTTGGTGATAAAAACTTCCCAGTTTTAGGTATGAATGAAATTCATGTTGTTGAACCTGGAGATATTGTTTTTGTAGATCATCCAAAATATTATGACAAAGCTTTAAATTCGGCAGCAACTATAGTTTTAATTAACAAAGTAGTAGATTGTCCCGAAGGTAAAGCATTATTAATCTCTGACGATCCCTTTAGAGATTTTAATAAACTTACAAAACATTTTAAACCTTTTCGATTTGCTAATGTTGCCGTATCTGATTCAGCAATAATAGGGGAAGGTACATTAATACAGCCTAACTGTTTTATTGGAAACCATGTCACAATTGGTAAAAACTGTTTGATTCATTCTAATGTATCAATATACGACCATACTATAATTGGTGATAATGTTATCATTCATGCTGGAACTATATTAGGTGCAGATGCTTTTTATTACAAAAAACGCCCTGATGGTTTCGACCAATTAATTTCAGGAGGAAGAGTTGTAATAAAAGACAATGTTGGAATTGGAGCGCTATGTACTATCGATAAAGGAGTTACAGGCGACACAACCATTGGTGAAGGAACCAAACTTGATAATCAAGTACACGTAGGACACGACACTGTCATTGGAAAAAAATGTTTAATTGCCTCTCAAACTGGTATTGCTGGTTGTGTAATTATCGAAGACGAAGTGACTATTTGGGGACAAGTGGGTACGACAAGTGGGATTACAATAGGAGAGAAGGCAGTAATAATGGGACAAACAGGAGTTACTAAATCTGTAGAAGGAGGAAAATCTTATTTTGGTACGCCAATAGAAGAATCTAGAGAAAAGTTAAAACAATTAGCTAATATCAAGAAAATTCCAGAAATTCTAAATAAATTAAAATAA
- a CDS encoding nuclear transport factor 2 family protein — translation MTAKEFIQKFYKSDALIDSETFKLYLHPEVIIDWNSTKGPIQLDYNGILDLSNELSRAYVRSKVRISHIIEEDDLVSVRYSHYVKTIENPREEMLLAHFMAIWQIKDNKLYRGYQMSQLL, via the coding sequence ATGACTGCTAAAGAATTTATTCAAAAATTTTATAAGTCGGATGCTTTAATTGATAGCGAAACCTTCAAATTATATTTGCATCCGGAAGTAATTATTGATTGGAATAGTACAAAAGGCCCTATCCAATTAGATTACAATGGAATATTAGATTTATCAAATGAATTAAGTAGAGCCTATGTGCGCTCTAAAGTTCGAATTAGTCATATTATAGAAGAAGATGATTTAGTTTCGGTACGTTATTCACATTATGTAAAAACTATCGAAAATCCAAGAGAAGAAATGTTATTAGCCCATTTTATGGCTATTTGGCAAATAAAGGACAATAAATTATACCGTGGTTATCAAATGAGTCAATTATTATAA
- the sucD gene encoding succinate--CoA ligase subunit alpha, protein MSVLVNKDSKIIVQGFTGSEGTFHASQMIEYGTNVVGGVTPGKGGTSHLDRPVFNTVKDAVEQAGADTTIIFVPPAFAADAIMEAADAGIKVIIAITEGIPVADMIKANSYVKERNARLIGPNCPGIITPGEAKVGIMPGFVFKKGTVGIVSKSGTLTYEAADQVVKQGLGITTAIGIGGDPIIGTTTKEAVELLMNDPETECIVMIGEIGGQLEADAAKWIKADGNRKPVVGFIAGVTAPAGRTMGHAGAIVGGTDDTAEAKKQIMRDNGIHVVDSPAEIGKKVKEVLG, encoded by the coding sequence ATGAGTGTTTTAGTTAATAAAGATTCCAAAATAATAGTTCAAGGATTTACAGGAAGCGAAGGAACTTTCCATGCTTCTCAAATGATTGAGTACGGTACTAATGTTGTTGGTGGTGTTACTCCAGGAAAAGGTGGAACTTCACATTTAGATCGTCCAGTTTTTAACACAGTAAAAGACGCTGTAGAACAAGCTGGAGCTGATACAACAATTATTTTTGTACCACCTGCATTTGCTGCTGATGCTATTATGGAAGCTGCTGACGCTGGAATTAAAGTTATCATTGCTATTACTGAAGGAATTCCTGTAGCAGATATGATTAAAGCGAACAGTTATGTAAAAGAAAGAAATGCTAGATTAATTGGTCCAAACTGTCCTGGTATTATTACTCCAGGTGAAGCAAAAGTTGGAATTATGCCAGGTTTCGTTTTCAAAAAAGGAACTGTAGGAATTGTTTCTAAATCAGGAACTTTAACTTACGAAGCAGCTGACCAAGTTGTAAAACAAGGATTAGGAATTACTACAGCAATTGGTATTGGTGGAGATCCAATTATTGGAACTACTACAAAAGAAGCTGTTGAGTTATTAATGAATGACCCTGAAACAGAATGTATCGTAATGATTGGTGAAATTGGTGGACAATTAGAAGCTGATGCTGCTAAATGGATCAAAGCTGATGGTAACCGTAAGCCAGTTGTAGGTTTCATCGCAGGAGTTACTGCTCCAGCTGGACGTACAATGGGTCACGCAGGTGCAATTGTTGGTGGTACTGATGATACAGCTGAAGCTAAAAAGCAAATTATGAGAGACAACGGAATTCACGTAGTTGATTCTCCAGCTGAAATTGGTAAAAAAGTAAAAGAAGTATTAGGATAA
- the fabG gene encoding 3-oxoacyl-[acyl-carrier-protein] reductase → MKLLEGKVAIITGASRGIGKGIAEVFAKHGANVAFTYSSSVESALALEKELNALGIKAKGYQSNAADFTEAQTFVEAVLADFGTVDILINNAGITKDNLLMRMSEADFDQVIDVNLKSVFNMTKAIQKTFLKQRSGSIINMSSVVGVKGNAGQTNYAASKAGVNGFTKSVALELGSRNIRCNAIAPGFIETEMTAKLSEDVVKGWREGIPLKRGGTTEDVANACLFLASDMSAYVTGQVLNVCGGMLT, encoded by the coding sequence ATGAAATTACTAGAAGGAAAAGTTGCCATTATAACTGGCGCAAGCCGTGGAATAGGAAAAGGAATTGCTGAAGTTTTTGCAAAACATGGTGCAAACGTGGCTTTTACATACAGTTCATCTGTAGAATCAGCTTTGGCTTTAGAAAAAGAGTTAAATGCTCTTGGTATAAAAGCAAAAGGATATCAATCGAATGCGGCAGATTTTACAGAAGCACAAACTTTTGTTGAAGCTGTTTTGGCTGACTTTGGAACTGTAGATATTTTAATTAATAATGCTGGTATTACAAAAGATAATCTTTTGATGCGTATGTCTGAAGCTGATTTTGATCAAGTTATTGATGTAAACTTGAAATCAGTTTTTAATATGACAAAAGCAATTCAAAAAACATTTTTGAAACAACGTTCTGGTTCAATCATCAACATGAGTAGTGTTGTTGGAGTAAAAGGAAATGCAGGTCAAACAAATTATGCGGCTTCAAAAGCTGGTGTTAACGGATTTACAAAATCAGTAGCATTAGAATTAGGTTCTCGTAATATTCGTTGTAATGCAATTGCACCAGGATTTATTGAAACTGAAATGACTGCAAAATTAAGCGAAGATGTAGTAAAAGGTTGGAGAGAAGGAATTCCATTAAAACGTGGTGGAACTACTGAAGATGTTGCTAACGCTTGTCTTTTCTTAGCTTCAGATATGAGTGCTTACGTTACTGGACAAGTACTTAATGTTTGTGGAGGAATGTTAACCTAA
- a CDS encoding LysR family transcriptional regulator, with protein sequence MDFRLKVFYAVANRLSFTKAAAELYITQPAVSKHIQELEETYKTKLFERNGSKITLTKAGEILLKHTKDIFEIYREIDFDMSTFLNQRQGLLRLGASTTISQYIIPPLLARFHQKLQDIKVNLLNGNTEQIESALINKEIEIGIVEGQSRNQSIKYTEFLKDELVLVCSSKNPLANKNEILLEDLQNLRFITRERGSGTLEVIEYALKQFNIKLLELQIEMQLGSTESIKSYLLNSDCVAFMSIHAVGKELKNNELIVLDVEKLTIERYFYIITLHGKSDALTELFIKNMANYYNLKL encoded by the coding sequence ATGGATTTTAGGCTAAAAGTTTTTTATGCTGTCGCAAACAGGTTGAGTTTCACTAAAGCTGCTGCCGAATTATATATCACGCAACCAGCTGTTTCCAAACACATTCAAGAATTAGAAGAGACCTATAAGACCAAACTTTTTGAAAGAAATGGATCTAAAATTACCCTAACCAAAGCAGGTGAAATTCTTTTAAAGCACACTAAAGACATATTCGAAATTTACCGCGAAATTGATTTTGATATGAGTACATTCCTCAATCAACGTCAAGGATTATTGCGATTGGGAGCAAGTACAACAATCTCACAGTATATAATTCCACCATTGTTAGCACGCTTTCATCAAAAATTGCAAGACATAAAAGTCAATTTATTAAACGGAAATACAGAACAAATTGAAAGCGCATTAATCAATAAAGAAATCGAAATTGGTATTGTAGAAGGACAATCTAGAAATCAATCAATCAAATATACTGAATTTTTAAAAGACGAATTAGTGTTAGTTTGTAGTAGTAAAAATCCGTTAGCCAATAAAAACGAAATTTTATTAGAAGATTTACAGAACTTACGTTTTATAACTCGTGAAAGAGGTTCTGGAACACTTGAGGTTATTGAATACGCTTTAAAACAATTCAATATCAAGTTATTAGAATTACAAATTGAAATGCAATTAGGAAGTACAGAAAGTATAAAGTCTTACCTGTTAAATTCTGACTGTGTTGCCTTCATGTCAATACACGCGGTAGGTAAAGAATTAAAAAATAATGAGTTAATAGTTTTAGATGTTGAAAAATTAACAATTGAAAGATACTTCTACATCATAACATTACACGGAAAATCAGATGCGCTTACCGAACTATTCATAAAAAACATGGCGAACTATTATAACTTGAAGTTATAG
- a CDS encoding YeiH family protein: MKTKQHTTSHLFEISTISKQIIFVILLLLCLTSIISPPIALLLGLLVANLSGNPFLHFNHKAITILLQFSVVGLGFGMNATSALAAGKDGLVLTIASIFSTIILGYFIGKWFNIDKKTSHLISCGTAICGGSAIAAIAPVIKSDEKQTSVALGVIFILNSIALFLFPYIGHELNLSQREFGLWCAVAIHDTSSVVGAANKFGAEALQIATTVKLARALWIIPIALITTVLFKNKQTKIKVPYFIVLFILAMLLNTYVPQTAIIAPSLVLLAKIGLTVTLFLIGAGLNLSVLKTVGVKPLVQGILLWIVIASLSLASILYFN, from the coding sequence TTGAAAACGAAACAACATACAACAAGTCATTTATTCGAAATTAGTACAATTTCGAAACAGATTATTTTTGTCATCTTATTATTGCTTTGCCTAACTTCAATTATATCACCACCAATAGCTTTATTATTGGGATTATTGGTAGCAAATTTATCTGGAAATCCATTTTTACATTTCAACCATAAAGCAATTACTATTTTACTGCAGTTCTCTGTAGTAGGATTAGGATTTGGAATGAATGCTACAAGCGCATTGGCGGCTGGTAAAGATGGGTTAGTTCTTACAATTGCCTCAATATTCAGTACTATAATACTAGGATATTTTATAGGAAAGTGGTTTAACATCGATAAAAAAACATCTCACTTAATCTCTTGTGGTACTGCTATTTGCGGAGGAAGTGCCATTGCTGCAATCGCTCCTGTAATAAAATCTGATGAGAAACAAACCTCTGTAGCATTAGGAGTAATTTTTATATTAAACTCAATTGCCTTGTTTTTATTCCCTTATATCGGACATGAATTAAACTTATCTCAGAGAGAATTTGGATTATGGTGTGCTGTGGCAATTCACGATACTAGTTCAGTTGTTGGAGCAGCAAATAAATTTGGGGCCGAAGCTTTACAAATTGCTACAACAGTAAAACTTGCACGTGCGTTATGGATTATTCCTATTGCATTGATTACAACAGTACTTTTTAAAAACAAACAAACCAAAATTAAAGTTCCTTACTTTATTGTATTATTTATTTTGGCAATGTTATTAAATACTTATGTACCACAAACTGCAATCATTGCACCATCATTGGTTCTGCTTGCAAAAATTGGATTAACTGTTACTTTATTCTTAATTGGAGCAGGATTGAACCTTAGCGTTTTAAAAACGGTAGGAGTGAAGCCCCTAGTTCAAGGTATTTTACTTTGGATTGTTATTGCTAGCTTGAGCTTAGCGTCAATTTTATACTTTAATTAA
- a CDS encoding zinc dependent phospholipase C family protein, with amino-acid sequence MKNFKMKPKFIAIIAIAIGFLSLSWGNVGHERINKAAVMALPRPLLVFFYNHIDFITQEASVPDIRKYALKYKEENPRHYFDMENFGPIDSLPKTLEEATKKYDPKFLSDNGILPWYIEEMMIKLTKAFKDKNRAEILFLAADLGHYIGDAHMPLHTSVNHDGQLTNQKGIHSLWESRLPEIFAKNYKFNAPSAQYIENVNKATWAIITDTHSLIEPLLAADKKVRATTNEKDMFITDKDGNFIKSKYNSLQYTDEYAKKFNAALDGMVEKQMRKAITATSSFWYTAWVNAGKPDLSDLDSPAVTQRNNQALKDDLKLFESGNLFGMKNQND; translated from the coding sequence ATGAAAAATTTCAAAATGAAACCTAAGTTTATTGCAATAATTGCAATTGCAATTGGTTTTTTATCATTATCGTGGGGAAATGTTGGCCATGAACGCATCAATAAAGCGGCAGTTATGGCACTTCCACGACCATTACTAGTGTTTTTTTATAATCATATCGATTTTATCACACAAGAAGCATCAGTACCGGACATTCGTAAATATGCATTAAAATACAAAGAAGAAAATCCAAGACATTATTTTGACATGGAAAACTTCGGACCTATCGATAGTTTACCTAAAACACTAGAAGAAGCTACTAAAAAATACGATCCTAAATTCTTATCTGATAACGGAATTTTACCTTGGTACATCGAAGAAATGATGATCAAACTTACCAAAGCTTTTAAAGATAAAAACCGTGCAGAGATATTATTTCTTGCTGCAGATTTAGGCCACTATATTGGTGATGCTCACATGCCTTTACATACATCTGTAAATCATGATGGACAACTTACAAACCAAAAAGGAATTCACTCACTTTGGGAAAGTAGATTACCTGAAATATTTGCTAAGAACTATAAGTTTAACGCTCCATCTGCTCAATATATCGAGAACGTAAACAAAGCTACATGGGCTATTATTACTGATACACATAGTTTAATTGAACCATTATTGGCCGCTGATAAAAAAGTTAGAGCAACAACTAATGAAAAAGATATGTTTATCACTGACAAAGACGGAAATTTCATCAAAAGTAAATACAACTCTTTACAATATACAGACGAATATGCTAAAAAATTCAACGCTGCTTTAGATGGTATGGTCGAAAAACAAATGAGAAAAGCAATCACTGCTACATCTAGTTTTTGGTACACTGCTTGGGTAAATGCTGGAAAACCAGATTTAAGCGATTTAGATTCACCAGCGGTTACACAAAGAAACAACCAAGCTTTAAAAGATGATTTAAAATTATTTGAAAGTGGTAATCTTTTCGGAATGAAAAATCAAAATGACTAA
- a CDS encoding LTA synthase family protein — protein MTLYKKLAPFYYLTLFYLLVSFLLRLVLYFHPITETSFSFIDSIKIFGLGLVSDVFVFVIASVFLWLYLIFISNSKYLKPTGHIILGIFLALFIYIASGKSILNEYGGGLPRIVLIFLGIKIFLFGLLLFLPNYRDKIRFWLFSFVIFLYVLLILQNGISEYFFWNEFGVKYNFIAVNYLVYTNEVIGNIMQSYPVVPLFSALFVIAGTVTYFIVKRTSAYIYSIPSFIEKIKISALYITLFIFSLFVIPRLALTENSENTFSDELQSNGLYKFYLAYVNSSLDYFKFYKTIPNAQAYGILKEQLPTISGESTLRNIQSDAPENRKNVVLITIESYSAEFMKRYGNDENITPFLDSLADKSLEFTNLYAVGNRTVRGLEAVTLSIPPTAGESVVKRKDNKNKFTTGSVFIKKGYTTKYLYGGDAYFDNMRDFFSGNHYDIVDKSSFTPDEITFSNVWGVCDEDMSNKAIKVMNAEAKLNKPFFNHIMTVSNHRPFTYPNGKIDIPGDAKSRDGGVKYTDYALKRFFHMASKQPWFKNTVFVIVADHCASSAGKTELPLDKYRIPAFIYSPGFVPVQKYNTLMSQIDVMPTLFGLLNFSYESKFYGEDVLKSDYKPRAFIATYQDMGLIKDNVLTILSPKQVVKQFQLKLVPKEGIAPEYQIYYDQTPLTKQRTDLENETISYYQTASDMLKHKKYDK, from the coding sequence ATGACATTATATAAAAAACTTGCCCCGTTTTATTATCTCACTTTATTTTATTTGCTAGTAAGCTTTTTATTGAGACTCGTTTTATATTTTCATCCCATAACCGAAACTTCATTTAGTTTTATCGATTCTATAAAAATCTTTGGACTTGGATTGGTTTCAGATGTATTTGTATTTGTTATAGCCAGTGTTTTTTTGTGGCTGTATCTTATTTTTATATCTAATTCTAAATATTTAAAACCTACAGGGCATATTATTTTGGGTATATTTTTAGCTCTATTTATTTATATAGCTAGTGGCAAAAGTATCTTAAACGAATATGGTGGAGGATTGCCTAGAATTGTACTTATATTTCTAGGTATTAAAATATTTTTATTTGGTTTGTTACTTTTTCTTCCCAATTACCGCGATAAGATTAGATTTTGGTTGTTTTCATTTGTAATCTTTCTGTATGTACTGTTAATATTACAAAATGGAATTAGTGAATATTTTTTCTGGAATGAATTTGGAGTAAAATATAATTTCATTGCAGTAAATTATCTGGTTTACACTAATGAAGTTATTGGTAATATTATGCAGTCATATCCTGTTGTTCCGTTGTTTTCGGCTTTATTTGTAATTGCAGGAACGGTAACTTATTTTATTGTAAAAAGAACAAGTGCTTACATTTATAGTATTCCTTCATTTATTGAAAAGATAAAAATTTCAGCATTGTACATTACACTTTTTATTTTTTCTTTATTTGTGATTCCACGTTTGGCACTTACTGAAAATTCAGAGAATACATTTTCGGATGAATTACAATCAAACGGATTATATAAATTTTATTTAGCTTATGTAAATAGTAGTTTAGATTATTTTAAATTTTATAAAACTATTCCTAATGCTCAGGCATATGGGATATTAAAAGAACAATTACCCACTATTTCTGGCGAAAGTACTTTACGAAATATACAAAGTGACGCACCCGAGAATCGTAAAAATGTTGTTTTAATAACAATTGAAAGTTATAGTGCTGAGTTTATGAAAAGATATGGTAATGATGAGAATATCACACCTTTCTTAGATAGCTTAGCTGATAAAAGCTTAGAATTTACCAATTTGTATGCTGTTGGAAATAGAACGGTTCGTGGTCTAGAGGCTGTAACTTTATCTATCCCCCCTACCGCGGGAGAAAGTGTTGTTAAAAGAAAAGACAATAAGAATAAGTTCACTACAGGTTCTGTCTTTATAAAAAAGGGATATACAACTAAATATCTTTATGGCGGTGATGCTTATTTTGACAATATGCGAGATTTCTTTTCTGGGAATCACTATGATATTGTAGACAAATCTAGTTTTACTCCTGATGAAATTACATTCTCAAATGTTTGGGGGGTTTGTGATGAAGATATGTCTAATAAAGCAATAAAGGTTATGAATGCTGAGGCCAAACTAAATAAGCCTTTCTTTAATCATATTATGACAGTTAGTAATCACCGACCATTTACCTATCCAAATGGTAAAATTGATATACCAGGAGATGCTAAATCTCGCGATGGAGGTGTGAAATATACTGATTATGCACTGAAAAGATTCTTTCATATGGCAAGTAAACAGCCTTGGTTTAAGAATACTGTTTTTGTAATAGTAGCCGATCATTGTGCATCGAGTGCAGGAAAAACAGAACTTCCTCTTGATAAATATAGAATTCCTGCGTTTATCTATAGTCCAGGTTTTGTTCCAGTTCAAAAGTACAATACTTTAATGTCACAGATTGATGTAATGCCTACTCTATTTGGTTTACTGAACTTTAGCTATGAAAGCAAGTTTTATGGTGAAGATGTTTTAAAATCAGATTATAAGCCAAGAGCTTTTATTGCGACATATCAGGATATGGGATTGATAAAAGACAATGTATTAACTATACTTTCGCCTAAACAGGTGGTTAAACAGTTTCAGTTAAAGCTAGTTCCAAAAGAAGGTATTGCACCTGAATATCAGATTTACTATGATCAAACTCCATTAACTAAACAAAGAACGGATTTAGAAAATGAAACAATTTCGTATTATCAAACGGCTTCAGATATGCTGAAACATAAAAAATATGATAAGTAG
- a CDS encoding response regulator transcription factor produces the protein MHILIVEDEAGIVQFLKQGLEEEGYKITAVSDGLAGFELAQKEKFDLILLDWMLPKINGLDLCKAIRIKDTTTPVIFLTAKDTVLETIEGLKAGANDYIKKPFSFDELIERIKIHFRNQITPEILTLGTIKINLAQHTVCTNGIKVSLTQREFDLLTYLVKNKGTVCTRNQILQAVWQINFEYDTSVIDVFMNAIRKKLNLKIEEDYIKTIRGVGYIAND, from the coding sequence ATGCATATTTTAATTGTCGAAGATGAAGCTGGAATTGTGCAATTTCTAAAGCAAGGCTTAGAAGAAGAAGGATACAAAATCACCGCTGTTTCTGATGGATTGGCAGGATTCGAACTAGCTCAAAAAGAAAAATTTGATCTCATTTTACTTGATTGGATGCTTCCAAAAATCAATGGATTAGATTTATGTAAAGCCATTAGAATTAAGGATACAACAACTCCTGTAATCTTTTTAACAGCAAAAGATACTGTTCTCGAAACTATTGAAGGATTAAAAGCAGGTGCAAATGATTATATTAAAAAACCTTTTAGTTTTGATGAGCTGATTGAGCGAATTAAAATTCATTTTAGAAACCAAATTACTCCCGAAATACTAACCCTTGGAACTATCAAAATTAACTTAGCGCAACATACTGTTTGCACCAATGGAATTAAAGTTTCGCTTACACAAAGAGAGTTTGATTTATTAACTTATCTAGTAAAGAATAAAGGAACTGTGTGCACTCGAAATCAAATACTACAAGCTGTATGGCAGATTAATTTTGAATACGATACGAGTGTAATTGATGTTTTTATGAATGCAATTCGAAAAAAATTGAATTTAAAGATCGAAGAAGATTACATCAAAACAATTCGTGGTGTTGGTTACATTGCAAACGACTAA